Proteins encoded in a region of the Thermodesulfobacteriota bacterium genome:
- the recN gene encoding DNA repair protein RecN: MYDGIKLKYLSSMLLELTIQDFALIANLKISFGPGLNILSGETGAGKSIIIQAIQLVLGGRGGPHLIRTGKEEARIEAYFEYPEDSRVAQKLTDIGIDKDEVLIIRRTVSRTGKGRVFINGTAATLQMAAQLATELISIAGQHEYQILLRPQNHLLLLDAFGGLTYLRLGVQKDYRKWQELREQRRQLIEQQNTAAARKDLLAFQLQEIKNANLRIGEEEELIQEKSLLASAEKLREWAQRAYDLLYASSGAATEKLSESRTLGQSLAGIDGSLAPLVEALDTAFFQVEDIALRLRDYLQKINSDPGRLETLEDRLQELSRLKKKYDGDIQKILALSAEIEQELAGLEGRQEELAGLEASVARAEEEVIRRALDLSAKRKAAASQLAEAVCRELESLHMPRTRFMVDFSPLKEEVGDILSENGIDEVQFLIAPNIGEDLKPLAQIASGGELSRITLALKSVLTERDGVETTIFDEVDAGIGGAVAEVLGRKLGDLAGRHQVICITHLPQIACFADRHYGVDKVQKGSRTETIVKELSGEERVQEIARMLGGVEISEKTRAHAREMIERRRR; the protein is encoded by the coding sequence ATGTATGATGGGATAAAACTAAAGTACCTTTCATCTATGTTGCTCGAACTTACCATCCAGGATTTTGCCCTGATCGCTAACCTTAAGATTTCGTTTGGCCCGGGGCTGAACATCCTCTCCGGCGAAACCGGCGCAGGCAAGTCTATTATCATCCAGGCCATCCAGCTCGTTCTGGGTGGACGGGGAGGCCCGCACCTGATACGCACCGGTAAGGAGGAGGCCAGGATAGAGGCTTATTTTGAGTATCCGGAAGACAGCCGGGTGGCTCAGAAGCTAACAGACATTGGCATAGACAAAGATGAGGTCCTGATTATCCGGCGGACTGTTTCCCGTACCGGCAAAGGCCGGGTTTTTATTAACGGAACGGCCGCTACCCTGCAGATGGCAGCACAGCTTGCCACTGAACTGATTTCCATCGCCGGGCAGCATGAGTATCAAATCCTCTTGCGTCCCCAAAATCATCTGCTTCTTTTGGATGCCTTCGGGGGATTGACATATCTTCGCCTGGGGGTACAGAAGGATTACCGAAAGTGGCAGGAGCTTCGTGAACAGCGCCGCCAACTGATTGAACAGCAAAACACCGCGGCTGCGCGTAAAGATCTTTTAGCCTTTCAGTTGCAAGAGATAAAAAATGCGAATTTACGGATTGGTGAAGAAGAGGAGCTTATTCAGGAGAAGTCTTTGTTGGCTTCGGCGGAAAAACTGCGCGAGTGGGCCCAGCGCGCCTATGATTTACTGTATGCCTCATCCGGTGCGGCGACAGAGAAGCTCAGCGAGTCCAGGACACTGGGTCAATCATTGGCCGGGATCGATGGTTCCCTGGCCCCGCTTGTGGAGGCCCTGGACACCGCCTTTTTTCAGGTAGAGGATATAGCCTTACGATTGAGAGATTATCTGCAGAAGATTAACAGTGACCCGGGGAGACTGGAGACCCTTGAAGATAGATTGCAGGAGCTGTCCCGGCTTAAGAAGAAATACGACGGAGACATCCAGAAAATCTTGGCCCTGAGCGCTGAGATAGAACAGGAACTGGCCGGTTTAGAAGGAAGGCAAGAGGAACTTGCCGGTCTCGAGGCATCCGTAGCCAGGGCCGAAGAAGAAGTCATCCGGCGGGCGCTGGATTTGTCGGCCAAGCGAAAGGCCGCGGCTTCACAATTGGCAGAGGCAGTCTGCCGGGAGCTGGAATCGCTCCACATGCCTCGTACCAGATTTATGGTTGATTTCAGTCCGCTTAAGGAAGAGGTAGGGGATATACTTTCAGAAAATGGTATCGATGAAGTTCAATTTCTCATTGCCCCGAATATCGGCGAAGATTTGAAACCACTGGCGCAGATTGCCTCCGGAGGAGAGCTTTCCCGTATCACGCTGGCCCTGAAGAGCGTCCTTACAGAAAGGGATGGGGTGGAAACTACCATTTTTGACGAGGTTGACGCCGGTATAGGCGGCGCCGTAGCCGAGGTACTGGGACGCAAGCTGGGGGACCTGGCCGGCCGCCATCAGGTTATCTGTATCACCCATCTGCCACAGATTGCCTGTTTTGCAGACAGGCATTACGGGGTAGATAAGGTGCAAAAGGGATCCCGCACTGAAACCATAGTCAAAGAACTCTCAGGGGAGGAGCGCGTGCAAGAGATAGCGCGGATGTTGGGTGGTGTAGAGATTTCCGAAAAGACCAGGGCGCATGCCCGGGAAATGATAGAGCGGCGAAGGAGATAG
- a CDS encoding universal stress protein → MKEIKKILCPVDFSESSKKIVPYAVSLAEKFNAKLYLVYVVRGLGHFSGFYIPHASIANFEAEVSRGAEKNMQNFVKEHLEGFKNLETRVLIGDVGEEINKLVTTERIDLIVMGTHGRKGLDKAIFGSVAEQVVKSAPCPVMTVNPYKV, encoded by the coding sequence ATGAAAGAAATTAAGAAGATTTTGTGTCCGGTTGATTTTTCAGAGAGTTCAAAAAAAATCGTTCCTTATGCCGTTAGCCTTGCTGAGAAGTTTAATGCTAAACTATATCTTGTTTATGTGGTGAGGGGGTTGGGGCATTTTTCCGGCTTTTACATCCCACATGCCTCGATAGCTAACTTTGAAGCAGAGGTGTCTCGGGGCGCCGAGAAGAACATGCAGAACTTTGTGAAAGAGCACCTGGAGGGTTTTAAAAATTTAGAAACCCGTGTACTGATTGGGGATGTCGGTGAGGAGATAAATAAATTAGTCACGACAGAAAGGATTGATCTGATAGTCATGGGCACCCACGGACGGAAGGGGCTGGACAAGGCCATTTTTGGAAGCGTGGCCGAACAGGTTGTAAAATCAGCTCCCTGTCCGGTTATGACCGTAAATCCATATAAAGTTTAA
- a CDS encoding thiamine biosynthesis protein: protein MTKVKALALFSGGLDSILVCKLMEQQRIEVEALHFVSPFFGRRKDRESYPEEVWRRYGIRLSVIDVGGSFIEVLRNPPHGYGRCFNPCVDCKILLLTRARRELASRGASFLVSGEVLGQRPMSQRRDTLRIVERDASVTGLLLRPLSALKLLPTSVEEEGLVDRTRLLGISGRGRKEQMALARELGIHDYPAPAGGCVLTDPALSRRIKNLFGAMPVITENACLLMQVGRHFLLPGKSWLVVGRNEAENKEIKGLFQPGDLLMNITGGAGPTGLVRGAAPCSDRSQAAGIVAGYSRLRGEPEVQVSICGDGCETIKAVPAPSDALHLYRL, encoded by the coding sequence TTGACCAAGGTAAAGGCCCTGGCCCTCTTTTCCGGTGGCCTGGATAGCATATTGGTCTGTAAGTTAATGGAACAGCAGAGGATAGAGGTCGAGGCCTTACATTTTGTCTCTCCTTTCTTTGGCCGCAGGAAGGATCGGGAGTCATATCCTGAAGAGGTCTGGAGACGGTATGGAATAAGGCTTTCTGTAATAGATGTCGGGGGAAGTTTTATAGAGGTCTTAAGAAATCCACCTCACGGCTATGGACGCTGTTTTAACCCTTGTGTGGACTGTAAGATCCTGCTGCTGACAAGGGCCAGGAGGGAACTGGCTTCGCGAGGGGCCTCGTTTCTGGTGAGCGGTGAGGTCCTGGGGCAGCGGCCCATGTCCCAACGCCGGGATACACTCCGCATAGTAGAAAGGGATGCCTCGGTTACGGGCCTGCTCTTGCGTCCGCTTAGCGCATTAAAGCTTCTGCCTACCAGTGTGGAAGAAGAGGGATTGGTGGATCGCACCAGGCTTCTGGGCATAAGCGGCCGGGGGCGCAAAGAACAGATGGCCCTGGCCCGTGAGCTGGGCATCCATGACTACCCTGCACCGGCCGGCGGGTGTGTACTCACTGACCCGGCTTTATCCCGGCGGATTAAGAATCTTTTTGGGGCCATGCCGGTGATTACGGAAAACGCCTGCCTTCTCATGCAAGTCGGACGACATTTTCTTCTCCCCGGGAAGAGTTGGCTGGTTGTGGGTAGAAACGAGGCCGAGAATAAAGAAATTAAAGGCCTTTTTCAACCGGGTGATCTGTTAATGAATATAACCGGTGGAGCAGGGCCGACCGGTCTGGTACGCGGGGCCGCTCCCTGTTCCGACAGGTCTCAGGCCGCCGGTATTGTGGCTGGTTATAGCCGGTTAAGGGGAGAACCAGAGGTGCAGGTTTCAATCTGCGGGGATGGTTGCGAAACGATAAAGGCCGTGCCTGCGCCATCTGATGCGCTGCATTTATATCGGCTATAG
- a CDS encoding TIGR02266 family protein produces the protein MNKKERRQVSRKAVRLEIYYSTPTDIFTSLSQNLNEGGIFIETDRPAPVGTVVEIKFYLPGDHNKPIETHGVVVWSTTSPPGKDTGHPRAGMGIEFENLSDHDKERINKFIRDMKN, from the coding sequence ATGAACAAAAAAGAAAGAAGGCAAGTCTCCAGGAAGGCGGTCAGGCTTGAGATCTATTACTCAACCCCAACGGATATTTTTACCAGCCTCAGCCAAAACCTGAATGAAGGGGGCATCTTTATCGAAACCGACAGGCCTGCCCCTGTAGGGACAGTCGTTGAGATAAAATTTTATCTGCCCGGTGACCATAATAAGCCCATTGAGACGCATGGAGTGGTCGTCTGGTCCACGACCAGTCCCCCGGGAAAAGACACCGGGCATCCCCGGGCAGGAATGGGAATAGAATTTGAAAATTTAAGCGATCATGACAAGGAACGAATAAATAAATTTATCAGAGACATGAAGAACTGA